A stretch of DNA from Bacillus sp. FJAT-45350:
AGCATTTATTAATCCAGATTTAGCTAATCTTTAAGGAGTGAGTTTAGTATGAGTAAAGGAAGAATTATTGTAGTCGGTGGTGGCTTAGCAGGTCTTATGGCTACAATTAAAGCTGCAGAAAAAGGCGTACCTGTCGATTTATTTTCACTTGTTCCCGTCAAACGTTCTCACTCTGTATGTGCACAAGGTGGAATGAATGGCGCTGTTAATACAAAAGGTGAAGGTGACTCTCCATGGGAGCACTTTGACGATACAGTATATGGTGGAGACTTCTTAGCGAACCAACCGCCAGTTAAAGCAATGTGTGATGCTGCACCTGGGATTATCCATTTAATGGACCGTATGGGTGTAATGTTTAACCGTACACCTGAAGGGTTACTAGATTTCCGTCGTTTTGGAGGTACTCAGCATTCTAGAACTGCATTTGCTGGGGCTACTACAGGACAACAATTACTATATGCACTAGACGAGCAAGTGCGTCGTCACGAAACGTCAGGTCTAGTTACTAAGTATGAAGGATGGGAGTTCCTATCTGCTATTGTTGATGATGAAGGCGTATGTCGTGGTATCGTAGCTCAGGATCTTCGTACAATGCAAGTTCAGCATTTTGCTGCAGATGCTGTTATTATGGCTACTGGTGGACCTGGGATTATCTTCGGTAAATCAACAAACTCTGTTATTAACACTGGTTTTGCTGCTTCTAGTCTTTACCAACAAGGGGTTATTTATTCAAATGGTGAGTTCATTCAAATTCATCCAACGGCAATTCCAGGTGATGACAAGCTACGTTTAATGAGTGAGTCAGCTCGTGGAGAAGGTGGACGTGTTTGGACTTATAAAGACGGTAAGCCTTGGTACTTCCTTGAAGAGAAGTATCCTGCTTATGGAAACCTAGTACCTCGTGACATTGCTACTCGTGAAATTTTCGATGTATGTGTTGAGCAGAAGCTTGGTATTAACGGTGAGAACATGGTGTATCTAGACCTTTCTCATAAAGATCCGAAAGAACTTGATATTAAATTAGGTGGTATCATTGAAATCTATGAGAAATTCATGGGTGACGATCCACGTAAAGTACCAATGAAAATCTTCCCTGCTGTACATTACTCAATGGGTGGTATGTGGGTTGATTATAACCAAATGACGAACATCCCTGGTTTATTTGCTGCGGGTGAGTGTGATTATTCACAGCATGGTGGTAAC
This window harbors:
- the sdhA gene encoding succinate dehydrogenase flavoprotein subunit, which gives rise to MSKGRIIVVGGGLAGLMATIKAAEKGVPVDLFSLVPVKRSHSVCAQGGMNGAVNTKGEGDSPWEHFDDTVYGGDFLANQPPVKAMCDAAPGIIHLMDRMGVMFNRTPEGLLDFRRFGGTQHSRTAFAGATTGQQLLYALDEQVRRHETSGLVTKYEGWEFLSAIVDDEGVCRGIVAQDLRTMQVQHFAADAVIMATGGPGIIFGKSTNSVINTGFAASSLYQQGVIYSNGEFIQIHPTAIPGDDKLRLMSESARGEGGRVWTYKDGKPWYFLEEKYPAYGNLVPRDIATREIFDVCVEQKLGINGENMVYLDLSHKDPKELDIKLGGIIEIYEKFMGDDPRKVPMKIFPAVHYSMGGMWVDYNQMTNIPGLFAAGECDYSQHGGNRLGANSLLSAIYGGMVAGPNAVEYMNGLEKSADAISSSTFDQAVKKEQEQYDNILKMDGKENAYVLHKELGEWMTDNVTVVRHNDKLLATDNKIQELLERYKDINIIDTAKWSNQGASFTRQLKGMLELARVITLGAYNRNESRGAHYKPEFPDRNDEDYLKTTMAKYNPSKGAPEFYYEDVDVSLIEPRKRDYSQKKQGAGK